A stretch of Aureispira sp. CCB-E DNA encodes these proteins:
- a CDS encoding sugar transferase: MKSWRLPQGVLFYAFCDYLTAALSWFVFVIFRRIIIEGRPFSISIFQDDNFLYSMLVVPGIWLMVYIIFDSYRNVYRMSRLTEFARTIFASLAGGLLLFFTILLDDLVNYLGGYHAYYLAFGGLLTIHFSLTVFSRMLLLSIANQRIRSGKVAFNTIIVGRHPKIEGIYSEIINREHRLGYDIIGYVLTKKKKNLLHPLAEKLPELGNVDNLNELVLKHQVEEVILALEKSEHTKLKKIIGILDRHSHTVLVRAIPQMREVLLGKVNMPNVRGVGLLEIKTHFIPLWLRVVKRSMDVIASFLVLLLCSPLYLFVAIRVRLSSEGPIFYKQERIGRYGKPFMIYKFRSMYLDAEKGGPQLSSDTDDRCTPWGRVMRKYRLDEIPQFWNVLKGDMSLVGPRPERQFFIDQIAQKDPRVHKLHKVRPGITSWGQVQYGYASNVEEMIERLKLDLIYIENLTLSLDIKIMIHTVLVILKGSGK, from the coding sequence ATGAAATCTTGGCGACTCCCGCAAGGGGTTTTATTTTATGCTTTTTGTGATTACCTAACTGCCGCATTATCGTGGTTTGTTTTTGTAATCTTTAGAAGAATCATCATAGAAGGTCGACCATTTTCGATCTCGATTTTTCAAGATGATAACTTCTTGTATAGTATGTTGGTTGTGCCAGGGATTTGGTTGATGGTATACATTATTTTTGATAGTTATAGAAATGTATACCGCATGTCTAGATTAACCGAATTTGCAAGAACAATTTTTGCCAGTTTAGCGGGCGGCTTGCTTTTGTTTTTTACCATACTTTTGGATGATTTGGTAAATTATTTAGGAGGATACCATGCATATTATCTTGCTTTTGGTGGTTTGTTGACCATTCACTTCTCTTTGACGGTATTTTCAAGAATGCTTTTGCTAAGTATTGCCAACCAACGCATTCGATCAGGAAAGGTGGCTTTTAATACAATCATAGTAGGACGGCATCCCAAAATAGAGGGCATCTACTCCGAAATTATCAATCGAGAACACCGATTAGGCTACGACATTATTGGTTATGTCTTAACAAAGAAGAAAAAAAATTTATTGCATCCTCTAGCCGAAAAACTACCTGAATTAGGAAATGTAGATAACTTAAATGAACTGGTTTTAAAACATCAAGTAGAAGAGGTGATTTTGGCATTGGAAAAATCAGAACATACCAAGCTCAAAAAAATTATAGGAATTTTGGATCGGCATAGTCATACTGTGCTGGTACGAGCGATACCGCAAATGCGTGAAGTTCTACTTGGTAAAGTAAATATGCCGAATGTACGAGGGGTGGGGCTACTAGAAATCAAAACCCACTTTATTCCTCTTTGGTTGCGTGTTGTCAAACGGTCAATGGATGTAATTGCATCGTTCTTGGTCTTATTGCTTTGTAGCCCTTTGTATCTTTTTGTCGCCATTCGGGTACGGTTGTCTTCCGAAGGACCTATTTTTTACAAACAGGAACGCATCGGACGATATGGAAAACCATTTATGATTTACAAATTTCGTTCTATGTATTTGGATGCGGAAAAGGGAGGTCCTCAACTATCTTCAGATACAGACGATCGTTGTACACCTTGGGGACGTGTCATGCGCAAATACCGTTTGGATGAAATTCCTCAATTTTGGAATGTGCTCAAAGGAGATATGTCCTTGGTTGGGCCTCGTCCAGAACGGCAATTTTTTATTGATCAAATCGCTCAAAAAGATCCTAGAGTACACAAACTACACAAAGTACGCCCTGGTATTACCTCTTGGGGACAAGTGCAATATGGCTATGCTTCTAATGTAGAAGAAATGATTGAACGCCTAAAATTAGATTTAATATACATAGAAAACTTAACGCTAAGTTTGGATATTAAGATTATGATCCATACCGTTTTAGTTATCCTAAAGGGAAGCGGGAAGTAA
- the trxA gene encoding thioredoxin, with the protein MKEIKSVQDFNRLMEQDKPVLLDFYADWCGPCQALLPTVEKLANQYDGKIEVAKVNIDQHNALASKLNVRSIPALFFIQNKVVKEKLVGFQSEAALQSRFATYSK; encoded by the coding sequence ATGAAAGAAATAAAAAGTGTTCAAGATTTTAACCGCTTGATGGAACAAGACAAACCTGTTTTACTGGACTTCTATGCCGATTGGTGTGGCCCTTGTCAAGCATTATTACCAACAGTTGAAAAACTAGCCAATCAATACGATGGCAAAATAGAAGTTGCAAAGGTCAATATCGATCAACACAATGCTTTAGCGAGCAAATTAAATGTACGCAGTATTCCTGCCTTGTTCTTTATTCAAAACAAGGTAGTGAAAGAAAAACTTGTTGGGTTCCAATCAGAAGCTGCTCTACAATCAAGATTCGCAACTTATAGTAAATAG
- a CDS encoding HAMP domain-containing sensor histidine kinase, whose amino-acid sequence MKKPKLYERTRWRFALIIIALIVVATSILYTNTVVYQLKLDEEKRVKLWFDAQKAMFNATPEEVEFCNFELYFSIMERNSDIPIILTDEHYRIMDVMNYEDKDAIKDTAYFNKEIAYLKKHQKPLVIEDDVIKNYLFYRQSTLITSLEWFPYFQFALLGVLLMLSYFTFSFNRQAEQERVWVGMAKETAHQLGTPLTSLMGWIQNINMMYPDDEDLLMIAEEMNTDVELLKLVADRFSKIGAVPKLEPINVYDNLNKHLQYVQQRASRKITFDFPDPTKHAALMVNINPLLFDWVVENLLKNALDALEGKGQIEARVIDGEYFVHIDISDTGKGIPKRSFKSVFQPGYSTKKRGWGLGLSLCKRIVEKYHNGKIFVLKSTEGKGTTFRIQLPQIK is encoded by the coding sequence ATGAAGAAACCTAAACTATACGAACGTACTAGATGGCGATTTGCCTTAATCATTATAGCTTTAATAGTGGTCGCCACTTCTATTTTGTATACCAATACGGTTGTGTATCAACTGAAATTGGATGAAGAAAAGCGTGTGAAATTGTGGTTTGATGCTCAAAAGGCTATGTTTAATGCAACACCTGAAGAAGTTGAGTTTTGTAACTTTGAGTTATATTTTAGCATTATGGAAAGGAATTCTGATATTCCGATTATTCTGACCGATGAGCATTACAGAATTATGGATGTGATGAATTATGAGGACAAAGATGCAATAAAAGATACGGCTTATTTTAATAAGGAGATTGCTTACTTAAAAAAGCATCAAAAACCTTTGGTTATAGAAGATGACGTGATCAAAAACTATTTGTTTTATAGGCAATCTACTTTAATTACCAGTCTAGAATGGTTTCCTTATTTTCAATTTGCTTTGTTGGGAGTGTTGTTAATGCTTTCTTATTTTACCTTTAGTTTCAATCGACAAGCCGAACAAGAGCGGGTATGGGTTGGTATGGCAAAAGAGACCGCTCATCAATTGGGAACGCCTCTAACTTCTTTAATGGGGTGGATTCAGAATATTAATATGATGTATCCAGATGATGAAGACCTATTGATGATCGCTGAAGAAATGAATACAGATGTCGAGTTGTTAAAACTGGTTGCTGATCGTTTTTCCAAGATTGGTGCCGTCCCTAAGCTAGAACCTATCAATGTTTATGATAATTTGAACAAACATCTTCAATATGTCCAGCAGCGAGCTTCTAGAAAAATCACCTTTGATTTTCCTGATCCGACCAAGCACGCCGCTTTAATGGTTAATATTAATCCTTTGCTATTTGATTGGGTGGTAGAAAACTTATTAAAAAATGCCTTAGATGCTTTGGAAGGCAAAGGTCAAATAGAAGCAAGGGTAATTGATGGCGAATATTTTGTACACATTGATATTTCAGATACAGGAAAAGGAATTCCCAAACGCAGCTTTAAATCAGTTTTTCAGCCAGGCTATTCTACCAAAAAGCGAGGCTGGGGCTTAGGGTTGTCTTTATGCAAAAGAATTGTTGAGAAATACCATAATGGTAAAATTTTTGTGCTGAAATCTACCGAAGGAAAAGGAACGACTTTTCGAATTCAATTACCTCAAATAAAATAG
- the yidC gene encoding membrane protein insertase YidC has protein sequence MKSNNSTFTGIMLLVLLWLTYSILTGPTKEEIEQQQQEQAEAIRQQEYLDSLTKAEQQQAELKVQQIQKDTTLTDEQKDSVQQQLQKDLLGNQYGIFTSAAIGSEEQATLENEKLKITFNTKGGSIAKVEVKGFLQYDHTTEDPYDKEPLVLMDNPNNRFSYYIPLTGASKGDISTGDLYFEPILEGNTLKMRAYADDKSQYIEQKYTINDNYVLDYQLNLEGINTSMPRNKNIVLDWYTYVRKIEKNPHYEKTMTTVYYKNKEDGFDYCDCRTTNEEQLDAPVQWVSQSQQFFNASLFAQEGTTFKSANVGAYVVDDKEEFLKILDSKIEIATRDQKSAAYDMQFYIGPNDYNELVTMGNEFERIIPFGWSIFGFISRSVIRPLFNFFALFISNYGIIILLLTLLIRLALFPLQYKMILNGVKMGVMKPEMEAMRAKYKDDPAGMQAAQMKMYQEYGLNPLGGCLPMLLTMPIWIALYRFFPSSISFRQESFLWADDLVSYDSILDFGYIPFIYDIYGDHVSLFTLLWMLSMFAFLWYNSKQMDMSAAAGGGANMKMMKYMQFAFPVLFFFALNSWAAGLTAYMLFSNLLNIAQTFITKNVLINKDKLREELLEKKRNYKEQPGGKKGFMAKYQELLAEQQKEMERQKKKGKK, from the coding sequence ATGAAATCAAACAATTCTACGTTTACAGGTATTATGTTATTGGTACTCTTATGGTTAACATACAGTATCTTAACAGGTCCTACCAAAGAAGAAATCGAACAGCAGCAACAAGAGCAAGCAGAAGCGATTCGCCAACAAGAATACTTAGACAGTTTAACAAAGGCTGAACAGCAACAAGCAGAGCTAAAAGTTCAACAAATTCAAAAAGACACCACACTAACAGATGAACAAAAAGATAGTGTGCAGCAACAATTACAAAAAGATTTGCTCGGTAACCAATATGGTATTTTCACCTCAGCAGCAATCGGTTCTGAAGAACAAGCTACCTTGGAAAACGAAAAGTTAAAAATCACTTTTAATACCAAAGGTGGTTCTATTGCCAAAGTGGAGGTAAAAGGCTTTTTGCAGTACGACCACACTACCGAAGATCCTTACGACAAGGAGCCTCTTGTCTTGATGGACAACCCCAACAATAGATTTTCTTACTACATTCCTTTAACTGGCGCATCTAAAGGAGATATTTCGACAGGAGACTTGTATTTTGAGCCTATTTTGGAAGGCAATACACTGAAAATGCGCGCCTATGCCGACGACAAGAGCCAATACATTGAGCAAAAATATACCATTAATGATAATTATGTGTTGGATTATCAATTAAACTTGGAAGGCATCAATACCTCAATGCCTCGTAATAAAAATATTGTGTTAGATTGGTACACTTATGTTCGTAAGATTGAAAAAAATCCGCATTACGAAAAGACCATGACAACAGTTTATTACAAAAATAAAGAAGATGGCTTTGATTATTGCGACTGTAGAACTACCAACGAAGAGCAATTAGATGCTCCTGTACAATGGGTTTCTCAATCTCAACAGTTCTTTAATGCTAGTTTGTTTGCACAAGAAGGAACAACCTTCAAATCTGCCAATGTGGGTGCTTATGTAGTAGACGATAAAGAAGAATTTCTTAAAATCTTAGATTCAAAAATTGAGATTGCTACTAGAGATCAAAAATCTGCGGCTTATGACATGCAATTTTATATTGGTCCTAACGATTACAATGAGTTGGTGACGATGGGCAATGAATTTGAGCGAATCATACCTTTTGGATGGAGTATTTTTGGCTTTATTAGCCGCTCTGTTATTCGCCCATTATTCAATTTCTTTGCCTTGTTCATTTCCAATTATGGCATTATTATTCTATTGTTAACACTTTTAATTCGTCTAGCATTGTTCCCTCTACAATATAAGATGATTTTAAATGGGGTTAAAATGGGGGTTATGAAACCTGAAATGGAAGCCATGCGCGCTAAGTACAAAGATGACCCAGCAGGAATGCAAGCGGCTCAAATGAAAATGTACCAAGAATATGGCTTAAATCCTCTAGGTGGTTGTTTGCCAATGTTATTGACCATGCCTATTTGGATTGCTTTGTATCGTTTCTTCCCTTCTTCTATTTCTTTCCGTCAAGAAAGTTTCTTATGGGCAGATGATTTGGTTAGTTACGACTCTATTCTGGATTTTGGATACATTCCATTTATATATGACATTTATGGCGATCATGTTAGTTTATTTACCTTATTGTGGATGCTTTCTATGTTTGCATTTTTGTGGTACAATAGCAAACAAATGGATATGTCCGCAGCAGCAGGTGGCGGTGCGAATATGAAAATGATGAAATACATGCAATTTGCCTTCCCTGTTTTATTCTTCTTTGCATTGAATAGCTGGGCAGCAGGTTTGACCGCTTATATGTTATTCAGTAACTTATTAAACATTGCACAAACCTTTATTACCAAAAATGTTTTGATTAATAAAGATAAGCTTAGAGAAGAGTTGCTAGAGAAAAAACGCAACTATAAAGAACAACCTGGTGGCAAAAAAGGCTTCATGGCGAAGTATCAGGAGTTGTTAGCAGAACAACAAAAAGAAATGGAACGCCAAAAGAAAAAAGGCAAGAAATAA
- a CDS encoding carboxymuconolactone decarboxylase family protein, with protein sequence MSNFTVPTREDVSANNQAIFDQLQKSLGFVPNLYAYYAKSETALPDYLALQNRKSTLKAKEREIINLVVSQVNGCRYCQSAHTVLGKMHGFSEAQIIEIRGGSASFDAKLDALVKFAKSTVVNRGKADENAKKAFFEAGYTEANLIDTVIVIGDKTISNYIHNLADFAIDFPLAPELDSVKA encoded by the coding sequence ATGTCAAACTTCACAGTTCCAACAAGAGAAGATGTATCTGCTAACAATCAAGCAATTTTTGATCAACTACAAAAAAGTTTGGGTTTCGTTCCTAACTTGTATGCTTATTATGCTAAGAGCGAAACCGCACTTCCTGATTACTTAGCTTTACAAAATCGAAAATCTACTTTAAAAGCAAAAGAAAGGGAAATTATCAATTTGGTTGTTAGCCAAGTGAATGGCTGTCGTTATTGCCAGTCTGCTCATACCGTTTTAGGCAAAATGCATGGATTCTCTGAAGCTCAAATCATAGAAATTCGTGGCGGGAGTGCCAGTTTTGATGCCAAATTAGATGCTTTGGTAAAGTTTGCAAAATCTACCGTAGTCAATAGAGGCAAAGCAGATGAAAACGCAAAAAAAGCATTCTTTGAAGCAGGCTATACAGAGGCTAATTTGATTGATACCGTTATTGTTATTGGCGACAAAACCATTAGTAATTACATTCACAACTTAGCCGATTTTGCAATTGATTTCCCTCTAGCTCCAGAATTAGATTCTGTTAAAGCTTAA
- the speE gene encoding polyamine aminopropyltransferase, which produces MSNALGRHILVEFFGCSSTILNDVIIIEKAMVDAAKAAEATVINSTFHHFSPYGVSGVVVIQESHLAIHAWPEYQYAAVDIFTCGEEVDPWIAYDFLKKAFEADHGSSMELNRGQKQLLKRINVDYLSKDRELAEEELNPLFKRDVWFTDKDENIALSLRHTGNLLYNEVSPYQRVRVLESYAYGKTLLIDDMVMATEKDEFVYHEMIAHVPAFIHGNPKRVLVIGGGDGGTVRELFKHESVEEIVMVEIDEKVVEASKLHLPQLSCEFDNPKLDLRIQDGIQYLKECDEARFDLIVIDGSDPEGPAEGLFSPAFYKDVYRALKPEGVLNLQSEGPLFNTEAFLDLNQCIGDIFGRSSMACYLAYISTYPTGMWSFTVAQKGKELEYTNFNLADAAIFSEQQKLQYYTPEIHYAAFALPPFVRTMIEERNAIKA; this is translated from the coding sequence ATGAGTAATGCACTAGGACGACATATTTTAGTCGAATTTTTTGGTTGTTCTTCAACTATTTTGAACGACGTTATTATAATAGAAAAAGCAATGGTAGATGCGGCTAAAGCTGCTGAAGCGACCGTGATTAACTCTACCTTTCATCATTTTTCACCTTATGGTGTTTCTGGTGTTGTTGTTATCCAGGAAAGCCATTTAGCCATTCATGCTTGGCCAGAATATCAGTACGCAGCCGTAGACATTTTTACTTGTGGGGAAGAAGTTGACCCTTGGATTGCCTATGATTTTCTAAAAAAAGCTTTTGAAGCCGATCATGGTTCTTCTATGGAGCTTAATCGAGGGCAAAAGCAACTGTTGAAGCGTATCAATGTTGATTATTTGAGCAAAGATAGAGAGTTAGCAGAAGAGGAATTAAATCCTTTGTTTAAGAGGGATGTATGGTTTACCGATAAGGATGAGAATATAGCCCTTTCTTTACGTCATACTGGAAATTTGTTGTACAACGAAGTTTCTCCTTACCAACGTGTTCGTGTTTTGGAAAGTTATGCTTATGGCAAGACGCTATTGATTGATGATATGGTGATGGCGACAGAGAAAGATGAATTTGTTTATCACGAAATGATTGCGCATGTTCCTGCCTTTATTCACGGCAATCCTAAGAGGGTATTGGTTATAGGTGGCGGAGATGGAGGAACTGTTAGAGAGTTGTTTAAGCATGAGAGTGTAGAGGAAATTGTCATGGTTGAAATTGATGAGAAGGTGGTAGAAGCTTCTAAGTTGCATTTGCCTCAGTTGTCTTGTGAATTTGACAACCCTAAGTTAGATTTGCGTATTCAAGATGGTATCCAATATTTGAAAGAATGCGATGAAGCTCGTTTTGATTTAATTGTAATTGATGGTAGTGACCCAGAGGGGCCGGCAGAAGGGTTGTTTAGCCCTGCATTCTACAAAGATGTTTATCGTGCCTTGAAACCAGAAGGTGTTTTAAATTTACAAAGTGAAGGTCCTTTGTTTAATACCGAAGCTTTCTTGGATTTGAATCAGTGTATTGGAGACATTTTTGGAAGAAGCTCTATGGCTTGTTATCTAGCGTATATTTCTACTTATCCGACAGGTATGTGGAGTTTTACCGTAGCACAAAAAGGAAAAGAGTTGGAGTACACCAACTTCAATTTGGCTGATGCAGCTATTTTCTCAGAGCAGCAAAAATTACAATATTATACACCAGAAATACATTATGCTGCTTTTGCTTTGCCTCCATTTGTTCGCACTATGATTGAGGAGCGTAACGCTATTAAGGCTTAA
- a CDS encoding helix-turn-helix transcriptional regulator, translated as MKYIGSTNEYFEVVTISKENCYLLKEVGNERLSLLWFNTDNNVLVIDAVQYTFNKNQIICTTEFHNIKPVQIQGLQLLRFNRPFYCISNHDSEVGCKGILYFGSSNLPIINLTNKDADILETAWKMLCIEMESRDNLQLEMLQMMLKRILILCTRVYKSQENFDQLEHNNDTVVRAFNFLVEQHFREKHTVSEYAKLLNKSPKTLANLFKKISHRTPLELIKNRRMLEARRLLSYTNEPISEIGYQIGFNDIQSFSRFFKKNEGSSPSEFREMHLSENKPSL; from the coding sequence ATGAAGTATATAGGCAGTACCAATGAATATTTTGAAGTCGTAACTATTTCAAAAGAAAATTGCTATCTTTTAAAAGAAGTAGGCAACGAACGGCTTTCCCTTTTATGGTTTAATACTGATAACAATGTTTTAGTTATTGATGCCGTTCAGTATACATTCAACAAAAATCAAATTATTTGTACTACTGAATTTCATAATATCAAGCCTGTGCAAATTCAAGGCTTGCAACTCTTGCGGTTCAATCGTCCTTTCTATTGCATTAGCAATCACGATAGCGAAGTTGGTTGTAAGGGAATTCTTTACTTTGGCTCTTCAAATTTGCCCATTATTAATTTAACCAATAAAGATGCTGATATATTAGAGACTGCTTGGAAGATGTTGTGTATAGAAATGGAATCTAGAGACAATTTGCAATTAGAAATGTTGCAGATGATGCTCAAAAGAATTTTAATTCTTTGCACTAGAGTTTACAAGTCACAAGAAAATTTTGACCAACTCGAACACAACAACGATACCGTTGTACGAGCGTTTAATTTCTTGGTTGAGCAGCATTTTAGAGAAAAACATACTGTTAGTGAATATGCTAAATTACTAAACAAATCGCCCAAAACACTGGCTAACTTATTCAAAAAAATAAGCCATCGAACGCCACTAGAATTAATCAAAAACCGCCGTATGCTAGAAGCTAGACGATTGCTTAGTTACACCAATGAGCCTATTTCTGAAATTGGTTACCAGATTGGGTTTAACGATATTCAATCCTTTAGCAGGTTTTTCAAGAAGAATGAAGGCTCCTCTCCTTCCGAATTTAGAGAAATGCACCTTAGTGAAAACAAACCTAGTCTTTAA
- a CDS encoding metallophosphoesterase produces MKNLPIFTVRNPELSRWQSFVEKALKEKHPNLSLGEIRNLPELQGCWLHVKQAMEGSTPKAIDGNFDTNNIEHHAYASAFFFNAAKEASKAKNTTNLSTSIDTWSYSTAEWWQWLGQSIYSGYLSWDYLTGNWMYRDYEKEGNGNINYSVIDWKLPSDSKVALIGDWGTGNTDAHEFLRALLAKEEIDCIIHLGDIYYTGTEDECTNYFLNVIRQEIGSQVPVFTIPGNHEYYSFGHGFYGLIDTINNGIPISNTRQAASYFCLRTDNDEYQFLGLDTGYNDHSAWDTNFTPPAPALKSSNDYKWAIDKIKNFRGKTILLSHHQLFSRTGDMNSDQYGDSYANPHLYKHFSPFFHNKIATWFWGHEHSFALFKNGAFGLNQGRLVGSSSYEEATTDNPYANNYPMVPYSDANTFLATNPAYNNDHDANYYYPHVGAIITMRTNNNPKVDYYRYPSWENGHAPSNPQLTLITSEIIQNPTKSPTGGWSGNHQIKSSNAQSNKAPALATIGEDLYMVYKNTNDHKNLWWDQPSYDTLSGKIISNPSILPVDISTTGSDKTPTTDKHPAMVYFEGQLHLVYKDSDNSNLKWCVYNPDTQQWTKNGNPNSNMVSNNGPSLAVFNGVLYCFFLSTSDDATIKYATCNGSSWTYEGSFKKNGTAVVSHHTVCPAVVGNASNLFLVYAPSSSSYNLAVVRMDTSGTVYDVGNVTNNNTLNDFVPQTSTSISVCGDDKFLRLLYRAHDNDHKISWATLDLGYYDDYDQFIAYDLNTQTPTWSGGLPIVCLNNGDIPQTSDFPGYCMNDNYSFMAYPGNSSDQLWSAIQKNW; encoded by the coding sequence ATGAAAAACCTACCGATTTTTACCGTTAGAAATCCAGAACTTTCCCGTTGGCAATCTTTTGTAGAGAAAGCCCTAAAAGAGAAGCACCCTAATTTATCTCTGGGTGAGATTCGAAATTTACCAGAGTTGCAAGGTTGTTGGTTGCATGTAAAACAAGCTATGGAAGGGAGCACCCCAAAAGCTATTGATGGAAATTTTGATACCAATAACATCGAACATCATGCTTATGCTTCGGCTTTCTTTTTTAACGCTGCCAAGGAAGCTAGTAAAGCTAAAAACACCACTAATCTTAGTACAAGTATAGATACTTGGTCTTATAGTACGGCTGAATGGTGGCAGTGGTTGGGGCAGTCGATTTACTCAGGCTATTTGTCTTGGGATTATCTAACAGGCAACTGGATGTATCGAGATTACGAAAAAGAAGGAAATGGAAATATTAATTATAGTGTGATTGACTGGAAGTTGCCATCTGACTCCAAAGTTGCATTGATTGGAGATTGGGGAACTGGTAATACCGATGCGCATGAATTTTTAAGAGCACTACTTGCCAAGGAAGAAATAGACTGTATCATTCACTTAGGAGATATTTACTATACAGGAACAGAGGATGAATGCACCAATTATTTTTTAAATGTTATTCGTCAAGAAATTGGGAGCCAAGTGCCTGTCTTTACGATTCCTGGCAATCACGAGTATTATTCTTTTGGGCATGGATTCTATGGTCTTATTGATACCATTAACAATGGGATTCCCATTAGTAATACTAGACAAGCAGCGAGTTATTTTTGTTTGAGAACAGATAATGACGAGTATCAATTTCTGGGATTGGATACAGGATATAATGATCACAGCGCTTGGGATACTAATTTTACACCACCAGCACCAGCACTCAAAAGTAGCAACGATTATAAATGGGCAATCGATAAAATCAAAAACTTTCGAGGTAAGACGATTTTATTGTCCCATCATCAGCTATTTTCGCGTACTGGAGATATGAATTCGGATCAATATGGCGATAGTTATGCGAATCCACACTTATACAAGCATTTTTCCCCTTTCTTTCACAATAAAATTGCCACTTGGTTTTGGGGGCATGAGCATAGTTTTGCTTTGTTTAAAAATGGCGCTTTTGGGTTGAACCAAGGCCGCTTAGTTGGGAGCAGTTCCTATGAAGAAGCGACTACGGACAATCCTTATGCTAACAATTATCCAATGGTTCCTTATAGCGATGCCAATACATTTTTAGCAACAAATCCTGCTTATAATAATGACCATGATGCTAATTATTATTACCCACACGTAGGAGCAATTATTACAATGAGAACCAATAACAACCCTAAGGTAGACTATTATCGTTATCCTTCTTGGGAAAATGGTCATGCGCCTAGCAATCCTCAACTCACCTTAATTACTTCTGAAATTATTCAAAACCCTACCAAAAGCCCTACTGGAGGATGGAGTGGCAATCATCAAATAAAATCAAGCAATGCTCAGTCAAATAAGGCACCTGCTTTGGCTACCATAGGAGAGGACTTATATATGGTGTATAAGAATACCAACGACCATAAAAACTTATGGTGGGATCAACCTTCCTACGATACTTTATCGGGGAAGATAATAAGCAATCCCTCTATCTTACCAGTGGATATTTCAACAACAGGAAGCGATAAGACTCCAACCACAGACAAACATCCAGCAATGGTTTATTTTGAAGGACAGTTGCATCTTGTATACAAAGACAGTGACAATAGTAATTTGAAATGGTGTGTCTACAATCCTGATACTCAACAATGGACAAAAAATGGAAATCCTAATAGCAATATGGTCTCTAATAATGGTCCTTCTTTGGCGGTCTTTAATGGGGTGTTGTATTGTTTCTTTTTGAGTACTAGTGACGATGCTACTATTAAATATGCAACATGTAATGGTAGTTCATGGACGTATGAAGGAAGTTTTAAAAAGAATGGTACTGCTGTGGTTTCTCACCATACGGTTTGTCCTGCTGTTGTGGGCAATGCAAGTAATTTGTTTTTAGTGTACGCCCCAAGTAGTTCTTCGTATAATTTAGCCGTGGTTAGAATGGACACCTCAGGAACTGTTTATGATGTGGGCAATGTAACCAATAACAATACCTTAAATGACTTTGTTCCACAGACGAGCACGAGCATTTCAGTTTGTGGCGACGACAAATTCTTGCGACTGCTGTATCGAGCACACGACAATGACCATAAAATTAGTTGGGCTACCTTGGACTTAGGCTATTATGATGATTATGATCAATTTATAGCTTATGATTTGAATACCCAAACACCTACTTGGTCAGGAGGACTGCCTATTGTTTGTCTTAACAATGGAGATATTCCTCAAACATCGGATTTTCCTGGTTATTGCATGAATGATAACTATTCATTTATGGCTTACCCTGGCAATAGTAGTGATCAACTTTGGTCTGCCATTCAAAAAAATTGGTAA